The region AGGGGGATGGCGGATCTGTTTTTTTTCAGGCAAAATCATCGCTGTCAAAACAAGGCAGTTTTAGGGATTCCGCAAGGCGCTGTCCCAGGGTTGTTGCTCCGCAGCCTGCGGGACCGCAGATATATATACGCATTATACCCTCCCCGGTTTAAACTCCTTCTGCCTCTGCCGATTATTTACTTGTGATTATAGCTGTATTTTAAGATTTTTCAACAATACGCAAGGCGGCTTGTCTATTTGGGATATAAGTAATACTATTCATTTTGAGGTGGATGTATGAGTTATCAGGAAGAATAACAGTTATTTTGTTTTGGGTATTCTCTATTGTTTCCATAAT is a window of Treponema primitia ZAS-1 DNA encoding:
- a CDS encoding shikimate kinase, translating into MRIYICGPAGCGATTLGQRLAESLKLPCFDSDDFA